Proteins encoded together in one Prunus dulcis chromosome 3, ALMONDv2, whole genome shotgun sequence window:
- the LOC117621953 gene encoding uncharacterized protein LOC117621953, with protein sequence MAPIVAKMVKKNQSLVTMRFTNANDITPVLVAYTLGHWEIARFLYSLTPIHVLTQDNSGRDGAQLITECFFQINKFDIGWDLLQKCPKLALTETYATDRSPLYALAGSRFAFSSGVPLRFWQRWIYNNIHVQQPQPAPINSDVCVNFEELEDDKRNPRDLISSGSLSAHLNHIQGAALQMQRELQWFKEVERILHPQHLEVRNKTEQITARELFTKNHKKLVKEGEESMKGTTTSCTVVGALIVTNMFAAAFTVPSGNNQDTGFPIFLRKKFFRVFLISDSISLLSSTTSVMIFLGILTSRYAEDDFLRSLPTKMLLGLFTLFLSIAAMMVAFSSALFIMLEGESWVSIPISLLARVPIASFVWMQFPLFLDIFMFTYGRGIFDKKCRAWE encoded by the exons ATGGCCCCAATAGTTGCCAAAATGGTTAAAAAGAACCAGAGTTTAGTTACCATGCGTTTTACCAACGCAAATGATATTACTCCAGTTTTAGTCGCTTATACCTTGGGCCATTGGGAAATAGCTCGCTTTCTCTATTCTCTTACTCCAATCCATGTTTTGACTCAAGACAATAGTGGCCGCGATGGTGCTCAACTTATTACCGAGTGCTTTTTccagataaataaatttg ATATTGGATGGGATTTACTTCAGAAGTGCCCAAAATTGGCCCTTACTGAAACTTACGCGACGGATCGCTCCCCTCTATATGCATTGGCTGGTTCACGTTTCGCATTTTCAAGTGGGGTTCCACTCAGATTTTGGCAACGCTGGATCTATAACA ATATACACGTACAACAACCTCAACCTGCTCCTATCAACTCTGATGTTTGTGTAAATTTTGAAGAACTAGAAGATGACAAAAGAAATCCAAGGGATCTCATTTCCTCAG GGAGTTTATCTGCACATCTTAATCATATTCAAGGTGCAGCTTTGCAAATGCAAAGAGAGCTACAATGGTTTAAG GAGGTGGAGCGTATTTTACACCCCCAGCACTTGGAAGTAAGAAATAAGACCGAGCAAATAACAGCACGAGAACTATTCACCAAGAACCACAAAAAATTGGTgaaggaaggagaagagtcAATGAAAGGGACAACAACTTCTTGCACAGTCGTAGGTGCCCTCATTGTTACCAATATGTTTGCTGCGGCATTTACAGTTCCTAGTGGAAACAATCAAGATACAGGTTTTCCCATCTTCTTAAGAAAGAAGTTCTTTAGGGTTTTTCTTATTTCAGATTCTATATCACTCCTTTCTTCGACGACATCAGTGATGATATTCTTGGGAATTCTTACATCACGTTATGCAGAAGACGATTTCCTCAGGTCTTTGCCCACAAAAATGCTATTAGGCCTTTTCACCCTTTTTTTATCTATCGCCGCCATGATGGTTGCTTTTTCTTCAGCTCTTTTTATTATGCTTGAGGGAGAATCATGGGTATCTATTCCAATCAGTTTGCTTGCCCGCGTTCCAATCGCCTCGTTTGTGTGGATGCAGTTCCCCCTCTTTCTTGACATTTTCATGTTTACCTATGGAAGAGGAATATTTGACAAGAAATGCAGAGCTTGGGAATAA
- the LOC117621955 gene encoding ankyrin repeat-containing protein ITN1-like has product MPFFQTLLDNDWDAAMECVRQHPEKLNATFEQFDNGTALHFLVSNGRFEIAKELVQLMSEEDLEILDSIGRTALHLALLHRGDSHQIVKFMVEKNKKLLSIRFNNDEIAIPFVLATIEGRVAMSQYLYSASPLETLEDLAYAGVVMSPCVELGSIVHPVHRETKNLTDRMTPRALFTKKHKELVKEGEKSMKQTANSCTVVGALIVTMMFAAAFTAPGGNNGDIGLPIFLNEKVFKIFIFSDAISLFSSTTSVMTFLEILTSRYAEDDFLKSLPRKMILGLFTLFISIVSMMIAFSSALFIMLDGKPSIVIPVILLSSIPITSFIRMQFPFLVEIFISTYRAGIFNRNVEPWP; this is encoded by the exons ATGCCTTTCTTCCAAACTTTGTTAGACAATGATTGGGATGCTGCCATGGAGTGTGTTAGGCAACATCCTGAGAAACTAAATGCGACCTTTGAACAATTCGACAATGGGACAGCTCTTCATTTCTTAGTCTCAAACGGGAGGTTTGAAATTGCAAAAGAGTTGGTGCAGCTAATGAGCGAGGAAGACTTAGAAATACTAGACTCTATTGGTCGAACAGCTCTACATTTAGCTTTATTACATCGAGGAGATTCCCATCAAATAGTTAAGTTCATGGttgaaaagaacaagaaattaCTTAGCATTCGTTTTAACAATGATGAAATTGCAATTCCATTTGTCTTGGCGACTATAGAAGGAAGGGTAGCAATGTCTCAGTATCTCTATTCTGCCTCTCCACTGGAAACTCTGGAGGACCTTGCCTATGCCGGTGTAGTTATGTCTCCGTGTGTG GAGTTGGGGAGTATTGTACATCCTGTACATCGTGAAACTAAAAATCTGACAGATCGTATGACACCAAGGGCCCTATTTACCAAGAAGCATAAGGAATTGGTGAAAGAGGGCGAAAAGTCAATGAAACAAACAGCAAATTCTTGTACCGTTGTGGGTGCTCTCATTGTGACCATGATGTTTGCTGCAGCATTCACAGCTCCTGGAGGAAATAATGGAGATATTGGTCTTCCTATATTCTTGAATGAAAAGGtgttcaaaatttttatattCTCAGACGCTATCTCCCTATTTTCTTCCACAACTTCAGTAATGACATTTCTGGAAATTCTCACATCACGTTATGCTGAAGATGATTTCCTCAAATCATTGCCTAGAAAAATGATATTAGGCCTTTTCACTCTTTTTATATCTATCGTCAGCATGATGATTGCCTTTTCTTCTGCCCTTTTCATTATGCTCGACGGAAAACCATCCATTGTCATACCAGTCATTTTGCTTTCCAGTATTCCAATTACCTCGTTCATAAGGATGCAATTTCCCTTCCTCGTTGAGATATTTATTTCTACTTATCGAGCAGGGATCTTTAACAGGAATGTCGAACCTTGGCCTTAG
- the LOC117621956 gene encoding ankyrin repeat-containing protein NPR4-like, with protein sequence MAATTVTSAIPNPPLKILWDVVEATTEPPKPEDGEAEFKAWRKKDAKALILIQKYCGSANYSLIWGTETAKAAWDTLAEKLNPAQEELFPLVPREDLNINPTSNDENESIHIDEFGLHQPFIVNVIRGDWDLVKEYLSRNPEAIRERGSISGATALHLAVSYENVNMAKALVELMTEEDLEIQDANGATAMVYASNKGITELAKCMIEKNKKLISLPCPPDNIIPLVRAYSIGHWELARYLYSVTPLEALLQDDGCGGAEIVSESFRAKKLGIHVRPDLAVYDIRINVEKGEDGPINERDLIVRSGMGILRGLVPNPRELFGINHIYKMKWTHERTSEILHSMCEVIKDKSSKQLQGSVVEAAFFEAIKQGHVEFVREIFRANPPAFGLTGENGKSMLQFAIECRQEKVYFFLYKFTGIAPRLLTRTDQFSNTLLHAAASLSPVAQLNQIQGAALQMQRELQWFKEIENIVPPKILEVVNITDGMTARDLFTKNHKELAKEGERSMKEIATSCTVVGALIITIMFTAAFTVPGGNNGNTGKPLFLNEKLFKVFIVSDALSLFSSTTSVMTFLGVLTSRYAEADFLKSLPTKMIIGLFTLFFSIATMMVAFVSTLFIMLGENSWIVIPVILLASAPVVSFAWMQFPLLVEIFISTYGAGIFAKKGKPLAATDVL encoded by the exons ATGGCAGCCACAACTGTCACTAGTGCAATCCCTAATCCCCCA CTGAAGATCCTTTGGGACGTTGTGGAAGCCACCACCGAACCTCCTAAACCAGAAGATGGTGAAGCTGAGTTTAAGGCttggaggaagaaagatgCCAAGGCTTTAATTCTAATCCAGAAATATTGCGGCTCTGCTAATTACTCTTTAATCTGGGGCACTGAGACCGCCAAAGCTGCCTGGGATACTTTGGCCGAAAAGCTAAACCCAGCTCAAG AGGAGTTGTTTCCGTTGGTGCCACGGGAAGACTTGAATATCAATCCGACGTCGAATGATG AAAATGAGAGTATCCATATCGATGAGTTCGGCCTCCATCAACCCTTCATTGTTAATGTGATAAGGGGCGATTGGGATTTAGTGAAGGAGTATCTTAGTCGAAATCCCGAAGCAATCAGAGAAAGAGGTTCAATATCAGGTGCGACAGCTCTTCACCTGGCTGTTTCGTATGAGAATGTAAATATGGCGAAAGCGTTGGTGGAGTTGATGACGGAGGAAGACTTGGAAATACAGGACGCTAATGGTGCAACAGCTATGGTCTACGCTTCGAATAAAGGAATCACAGAATTGGCTAAGTGCATGattgaaaaaaacaagaaactgaTTAGCCTTCCATGTCCTCCAGACAACATAATTCCACTTGTCCGGGCTTATTCTATCGGCCATTGGGAATTGGCTCGCTACCTCTATTCTGTTACTCCACTCGAAGCTCTGTTGCAAGACGACGGCTGCGGTGGCGCTGAGATTGTTTCGGAGAGTTTCAGGGCCAAAAAATTAG GTATACACGTACGACCTGATTTAGCAGTTTATGATATTCGCATAAATGTTGAAAAAGGAGAAGATGGCCCAATTAATGAAAGGGATCTCATAGTTCGCTCAG GTATGGGTATACTGCGAGGACTTGTTCCAAATCCCCGTGAACTTTTTG GAattaatcacatatataaGATGAAATGGACCCACGAAAGAACATCTGAAATTCTACATTCCATGTGCGAAGTGATAAAGGATAAAAGTAGTAAACAACTGCAAGGAAGTGTCGTGGAAGCAGCATTCTTCGAAGCCATTAAACAAGGGCATGTTGAGTTTGTTCGTGAGATATTTCGAGCAAACCCACCAGCGTTTGGGCTCACTGGTGAAAATGGGAAGAGCATGCTTCAGTTTGCCATTGAATGTCGTCAAGAAAAagtctatttctttttatataaatttaccGGAATAGCGCCTCGTTTGTTAACGAGAACAGATCAGTTTAGCAATACGTTGCTACATGCAGCAGCGAGTTTATCCCCAGTTGCACAGCTTAATCAAATCCAAGGTGCCGCATTGCAAATGCAGAGAGAATTACAATGGTTCAAG GAGATTGAAAACATTGTACCTCCCAAGATTCTTGAGGTTGTAAATATTACAGATGGCATGACAGCACGGGATTTATTTACTAAGAACCACAAAGAGTTGGCGAAAGAAGGAGAAAGATCAATGAAAGAGATAGCAACCTCTTGTACGGTTGTAGGTGCTCTTATCATTACCATCATGTTTACTGCAGCATTCACAGTTCCAGGTGGAAACAACGGAAATACAGGCAAGCCCTTGTTCTTAAATGAAAAGTTGTTTAAGGTGTTTATAGTTTCTGATGCCCTATCACTCTTTTCTTCCACGACTTCTGTAATGACATTTTTGGGAGTCCTCACCTCACGCTATGCCGAAGCTGATTTCCTTAAATCATTGCCAACGAAAATGATTATAGGCCTTTTCACCCTCTTTTTCTCCATAGCCACCATGATGGTTGCGTTTGTTTCTACCCTTTTTATTATGTTGGGTGAAAATTCATGGATTGTGATTCCAGTCATTTTACTTGCTAGTGCCCCTGTCGTCTCCTTTGCATGGATGCAATTTCCCCTCCTTGTTGAGATCTTCATTTCTACTTATGGAGCAGGAATATTTGCCAAAAAGGGCAAACCTTTGGCAGCAACAGACGTCTTGTGA
- the LOC117623104 gene encoding KH domain-containing protein At4g18375-like, with protein sequence MDGNKRNFFKKRPNVQFKRKGGNNNYKKGNWNNSTREKPSENYQSLDTVYRILCPSKRIGGVIGKGGGIVKALREETRAKITVADSVLGSDERVIIIFSSPTKISSKQTNDGDSSEENELEPMDPHCAAQDALLKVHNRIVEEDLFGGVTFDDDNENSVVTARLLVPNNMVGCLLGKGGDVIQRLRSETSASIRVLPADQLPTCAMETDELVQISGKPDVTKRALYEVSTLLHQNPRKDKPPSGFPMPFWGQGFRPPGAPMTNVLPPGNPMWSNRAPSHSTPPMPRMEGYGNRSSEFAPGGFNGVPPGHGGEALAEFSMKILCSPGKIGGVIGKGGFNVKQLQLETGASIYVQEASTDSEERVIHVSAFEAFWNPISQTIEAILELQNKTSELSDKGIITTRILVPSSKVGCILGQGGQVINEMRRRTQADIRVYSKDDRPRCAAEDEELVQISGNFGVAKDALAEITSRLRVRTLRDANAGAEPALVGPAHGFGLAGSVPGGGPRQLPSAVGAGSSSRYDPLKVGRHEYELQSYRIPSTASGYPSVNHALEGKIPKNTVDSFPRTRGGITSTIREVGAPRIKLQDSQGVFSERPVEIRGSDNLNVAQNILQAFMASAGQSVSAQAGSYHNVNALQGSYHNMNPQRSPYQMNSQQSPFQMSSQQSPLPFQMSFQQSPYQNNPQRSPYQLNAPQSPYQINATQSPYQLSAQQGSYPNINASQGAYHNYNSQQGTYQYRL encoded by the exons ATGGATGGGAACAAGCGGAACTTTTTCAAGAAACGCCCTAATGTCCagtttaaaagaaaaggaggtAACAACAACTACAAGAAAGGAAACTGGAATAATTCAACCCGTGAAAAACCTTCAGAGAATTATCAATCCCTGGACACAGTGTACCGTATACTCTGCCCTTCTAAAAGAATTGGTGGTGTTATTGGAAAAGGTGGTGGCATAGTCAAAGCCCTGAGAGAAGAGACGCGGGCAAAGATAACGGTTGCTGATTCTGTTCTAGGCTCAGATGAGAGAGTAATTATTATCTTTAGCTctccaacaaaaatttcaagtaAACAAACTAATGATGGAGATTCATCTGAGGAAAATGAACTGGAGCCCATGGACCCGCACTGTGCTGCCCAGGATGCTCTCTTGAAAGTTCATAACAGAATTGTAGAGGAAGATCTTTTTGGTGGGGTTACATTTGATGATGACAATGAGAACAGTGTTGTCACCGCAAGGCTTCTAGTTCCAAACAATATGGTGGGGTGTCTTCTTGGAAAGGGTGGAGATGTTATTCAAAGATTACGAAGTGAGACGAGTGCAAGCATTCGTGTGCTTCCTGCAGATCAGCTTCCAACTTGTGCTATGGAAACTGATGAATTGGTGCAG ATATCTGGAAAACCAGATGTGACAAAGAGAGCGCTTTATGAAGTGTCTACACTACTGCATCAGAATCCTCGGAAGGACAAGCCTCCTTCAGGTTTTCCTATGCCTTTTTGGGGCCAGGGGTTTCGTCCTCCTGGAGCCCCGATGACTAATGTGCTGCCACCTGGAAATCCAATGTGGTCTAATCGGGCTCCTTCCCACAGTACGCCCCCAATGCCACGGATGGAAGGATATGGAAACCGCTCTTCTGAATTTGCACCAGGTGGTTTTAATGGTGTTCCTCCTGGACATGGGGGTGAAGCCTTAGCCGAGTTTTCTATGAAAATTTTGTGTTCACCTGGGAAAATTGGTGGGGTCATTGGCAAGGGGGGGTTTAATGTAAAACAGTTACAACTGGAAACAGGAGCCAGTATTTATGTTCAGGAAGCATCAACAGACTCAGAAGAACGTGTAATTCATGTCTCTGCTTTTGAG GCCTTCTGGAATCCCATATCACAAACCATTGAGGCAATTCTTGAGCTTCAGAACAAAACAAGTGAATTATCTGATAAAGGTATAATCACTACTAGGATTCTTGTTCCATCAAGTAAAGTTGGCTGCATCCTTGGACAAGGAGGTCAAGTTATAAATGAGATGAGAAGGAGAACCCAGGCTGATATTCGTGTGTACTCGAAGGATGATAGGCCTAGGTGTGCAGCTGAAGATGAAGAGCTTGTGCAG ATATCTGGGAACTTTGGAGTTGCTAAAGACGCTTTGGCTGAGATTACTTCAAGACTCAGAGTGAGAACTCTGCGAGATGCAAATGCTGGAGCAGAACCTGCTCTTGTTGGCCCTGCACACGGATTTGGTCTTGCAGGCAGTGTACCTGGTGGAGGACCACGACAACTGCCAAGTGCAGTTGGAGCTGGAAGCTCTAGTAGATATGACCCTCTAAAG GTTGGTAGACATGAATATGAACTACAGAGTTATCGAATACCTTCGACTGCTTCTGG TTATCCAAGTGTCAACCATGCCTTGGAAGGTAAGATCCCAAAGAATACAGTGGATTCTTTTCCTAGAACAAGAGGAGGCATCACTTCCACTATTAGAGAG GTTGGTGCACCTAGAATAAAGCTCCAAGACTCCCAAGGTGTTTTCTCTGAACGTCCTGTTGAGATCCGTGGTTCTGATAATTTGAATGTAGCACAGAACATCCTTCAGGCATTCATGGCTTCTGCTGGTCAAAGTGTGAGTGCTCAGGCTGGTTCTTACCACAATGTGAATGCTTTGCAAGGCTCCTACCACAACATGAATCCTCAGCGAAGTCCCTACCAAATGAATTCTCAGCAAAGCCCCTTCCAAATGAGTTCTCAGCAAAGCCCCTTGCCCTTCCAAATGAGTTTTCAGCAAAGCCCCTATCAAAACAATCCTCAGCGAAGCCCCTACCAATTAAATGCTCCGCAAAGCCCCTACCAAATAAATGCTACGCAAAGCCCCTATCAATTGAGTGCTCAACAAGGTTCATACCCCAACATCAATGCTTCTCAAGGCGCCTACCACAACTATAATTCACAGCAAGGTACCTACCAATACCGACTCTGA